In Microbulbifer salipaludis, a genomic segment contains:
- a CDS encoding 4'-phosphopantetheinyl transferase family protein: MPSAQRLALIQSTRFVGSMTLPAVWLLRSDEIAPDSPEALALATLLSAEELRRQCSYRHAEARHQFLLSRGMLRKVLGKISGQPPAQLQFDRLPSGKPLLVDFPELHFSLSHSGQWIALAVSCEAPIGIDIEQPRKPRDFLRIARHYFHPQECALLESPPLELMPMHFYRLWTMKEAFFKARGTGISEGLGRINLAGYHLGEGVSFDETLADRDAPWQFYYAMHPLPDTTQLHVALAGTDPALEELQQAGIHRGFD, from the coding sequence ATGCCGAGTGCGCAACGATTAGCATTAATACAAAGCACACGTTTTGTTGGCTCTATGACACTTCCCGCAGTTTGGCTGCTACGCAGCGATGAAATAGCTCCTGACAGCCCAGAGGCTCTGGCGCTCGCCACCCTGTTATCGGCTGAAGAACTCCGACGCCAGTGCAGTTACAGGCACGCGGAGGCTCGACATCAGTTTCTGTTGAGTCGTGGCATGCTGCGCAAGGTACTCGGAAAAATCAGCGGGCAGCCGCCTGCACAGCTGCAGTTCGATCGCCTGCCCAGCGGCAAGCCACTGTTAGTGGATTTTCCGGAACTGCACTTCAGTCTCAGCCACAGCGGCCAGTGGATCGCGCTGGCGGTTTCCTGCGAGGCGCCCATCGGCATTGATATCGAGCAGCCGCGCAAACCGCGCGACTTCCTGCGGATCGCCCGCCACTACTTCCACCCCCAGGAGTGCGCCTTGCTGGAATCGCCGCCGCTGGAACTGATGCCCATGCATTTCTACCGGCTGTGGACCATGAAAGAGGCCTTTTTCAAGGCCCGCGGGACCGGCATCTCCGAGGGGTTGGGGCGGATCAACCTGGCGGGCTACCACCTGGGGGAGGGTGTCTCTTTCGACGAAACCCTCGCCGACCGGGACGCCCCCTGGCAGTTCTACTACGCCATGCACCCGCTACCGGATACCACGCAACTGCATGTGGCACTGGCGGGCACCGACCCGGCGCTGGAGGAACTGCAACAGGCGGGTATACACCGGGGTTTTGACTAA
- the radA gene encoding DNA repair protein RadA, giving the protein MAKKTKTAFVCNECGADYSKWAGQCGACGAWNSLSEVRLGPAHTDSRSANFTDAQAGYAGAAGQGKVQKLSEIDLSELPRIPTNASELDRVLGGGLVPGSVVLIGGHPGAGKSTVLLQTLCHLSQTLPALYVTGEESLQQVAMRAKRLGLPADHLQMLSETNVEQICLTAGEVKPKVMVVDSIQVMHMAEVQSAPGSVAQVRESAAYLTRFAKQTGTALILVGHVTKDGSLAGPKVLEHIIDCSIMLEGTHDSRFRTLRAHKNRFGAVNELGVFAMTEQGLKEVSNPSAIFLQRAEEIAAGSVVTSVWEGTRPLLVELQALVDDSSLGNPRRVAVGLDQNRLNMLLAVLHRHGGVLVGDQDVFINVVGGVKVMETSADLTLLMAVVSSFRNRALDRDLMIFGEVGLAGEIRPVPSGQERLREAAKHGFRKAIVPAANRLKADIEGMQVIPVKSLLETLDALGMH; this is encoded by the coding sequence TTGGCCAAAAAAACCAAAACCGCATTTGTGTGCAATGAATGCGGAGCCGACTACAGCAAATGGGCAGGCCAGTGCGGTGCCTGTGGGGCGTGGAACAGCCTGAGTGAAGTGCGGCTGGGGCCAGCGCATACGGACAGCCGTTCCGCCAACTTTACCGATGCCCAGGCCGGCTACGCTGGTGCCGCGGGGCAGGGCAAGGTGCAGAAGCTGTCCGAGATTGACCTCAGCGAGCTGCCCCGTATTCCCACCAATGCCAGCGAGCTCGACCGGGTACTGGGGGGCGGGCTGGTGCCCGGGTCGGTGGTGCTGATTGGTGGCCATCCCGGTGCGGGCAAGTCCACGGTGCTGCTACAGACCCTGTGCCACCTCTCGCAGACTCTGCCGGCGCTCTACGTGACCGGTGAGGAGTCCCTGCAGCAGGTGGCTATGCGCGCCAAGCGTCTGGGCCTGCCGGCAGACCACCTGCAGATGCTGTCGGAAACCAATGTGGAGCAGATCTGCCTCACCGCTGGTGAAGTAAAACCCAAGGTGATGGTGGTGGACTCCATCCAGGTCATGCATATGGCCGAAGTGCAGTCTGCACCGGGCTCGGTGGCGCAGGTGCGCGAGAGTGCCGCCTACCTCACCCGTTTCGCCAAGCAGACCGGCACCGCGCTGATTCTGGTCGGGCACGTCACCAAAGACGGCAGCCTCGCCGGGCCCAAGGTGCTGGAACACATCATCGACTGCTCCATCATGCTCGAGGGGACCCACGACTCCCGCTTCCGCACCTTGCGCGCGCACAAAAACCGATTTGGTGCGGTGAACGAGCTGGGGGTGTTTGCGATGACCGAGCAGGGGCTGAAAGAAGTCTCCAACCCCTCCGCGATTTTCCTGCAGCGGGCGGAAGAAATTGCCGCGGGTTCGGTGGTGACTTCCGTATGGGAGGGCACCCGCCCGTTGCTGGTGGAACTGCAGGCGCTGGTGGACGACAGCAGCCTCGGCAATCCCCGTCGGGTCGCGGTGGGCCTGGACCAGAACCGTTTGAACATGCTGCTGGCTGTATTGCACCGCCACGGCGGTGTGCTGGTCGGCGACCAGGATGTGTTTATCAACGTGGTCGGCGGTGTGAAAGTGATGGAAACCAGCGCCGACCTCACCCTGCTGATGGCGGTAGTCTCCAGCTTCCGCAACCGCGCGCTGGATCGGGACCTGATGATTTTTGGTGAAGTGGGGCTCGCCGGTGAAATCCGCCCGGTACCCTCGGGGCAGGAACGGTTGCGGGAAGCGGCCAAGCATGGCTTTAGAAAAGCGATTGTGCCGGCAGCAAATCGCCTAAAAGCTGATATCGAGGGTATGCAGGTAATTCCGGTGAAGAGCCTGTTGGAAACGCTTGATGCGCTGGGAATGCATTAG
- a CDS encoding DUF6249 domain-containing protein, which translates to MNESTLALLVPFGLFLLIGLSLRMLLGYFAKKNGETQQTLRLALEKGADVPAELIESLSANNSHPQEDLRRGIVWTAVAVGLGLIGLLTPDPSNHAFMGTLAAAAIPFAIGVAYFAMHYLAKPQAH; encoded by the coding sequence ATGAACGAATCCACCCTTGCACTGCTGGTGCCTTTTGGTCTTTTCCTGCTCATCGGTCTGTCCCTACGGATGCTGCTCGGTTACTTTGCGAAAAAAAATGGTGAGACACAGCAAACCCTGCGCCTGGCCCTGGAAAAAGGCGCCGATGTACCTGCGGAACTGATAGAAAGCCTGAGCGCCAACAATTCGCACCCGCAAGAAGACCTGCGCCGCGGCATCGTCTGGACCGCGGTAGCCGTAGGCCTCGGACTGATCGGCCTGCTTACTCCCGATCCGAGCAACCATGCGTTCATGGGAACACTCGCGGCCGCCGCAATTCCGTTCGCGATCGGCGTCGCGTATTTTGCAATGCACTACCTCGCCAAACCGCAAGCACACTAA
- a CDS encoding coniferyl aldehyde dehydrogenase — protein MNQIAEAVDHHTTENLTDLLDQQRQAYLANPVPDRAQRISDLQALARMIREHQDELVQAVSADYGNRSHHETLFAEIFPALDGIKDTIKRLKKWMKPQRRHVEFTAFPSSAAKVIPQPLGVIGVIVPWNFPINLSIGPLINIFAAGNRAMVKMSENSRNLTAVLKRISVDYFPADKLVFLEETGNVGVEFSKLKFDHLIFTGSGTTGRKVMAAAAANLTPVTLELGGKSPAIVGPDYDTDTAVERILFWKLFNAGQICTTVDYLLLPEEKLAEFIDKAKQVFKKRYPDIHHPDYTSVIDERSFQRIWQTLDDASQKGATAIDLTDGQGDRGDTLKKFPAHLLINVTEDMTVMQREIFGPLLPIKTYKNREEVAAYINRGDRPLAIYPFTKDADLRDYYIDHVMSGGVSVNNAVLHVGQHDIPFGGVGESGMGHYHGYEGFLTFSKLRPVFYQGPLDPLKLLMPPYGKLASSMMKLMLRLTK, from the coding sequence ATGAACCAGATCGCCGAAGCTGTCGACCACCACACCACAGAGAACCTGACCGACCTGTTAGACCAGCAACGCCAGGCGTATCTGGCCAACCCGGTGCCCGACCGCGCTCAACGCATCAGTGACCTGCAGGCCCTGGCGCGCATGATTCGCGAACACCAGGACGAGCTGGTACAGGCGGTCAGCGCGGACTACGGCAATCGCTCCCACCATGAAACCCTGTTCGCGGAAATATTTCCGGCACTTGATGGCATAAAAGATACGATCAAGCGCCTGAAAAAATGGATGAAGCCGCAGCGACGGCATGTGGAGTTTACGGCCTTCCCATCCTCGGCGGCGAAGGTCATCCCTCAGCCACTGGGTGTGATTGGCGTAATCGTGCCGTGGAACTTTCCAATCAATCTGTCCATCGGTCCGCTGATCAACATTTTCGCTGCCGGCAACCGCGCCATGGTGAAAATGTCGGAGAATTCCCGCAACCTCACGGCGGTATTGAAGCGCATCAGCGTGGATTATTTCCCCGCAGACAAGCTGGTTTTCCTCGAAGAAACCGGCAACGTGGGTGTCGAGTTTTCCAAGCTCAAGTTTGATCACCTGATTTTTACCGGATCGGGAACCACCGGCCGCAAAGTCATGGCTGCGGCCGCGGCCAACCTCACCCCGGTCACCCTGGAACTGGGTGGCAAATCCCCGGCCATTGTCGGCCCCGACTACGACACCGATACCGCCGTTGAACGCATCCTGTTCTGGAAGTTGTTCAATGCCGGCCAGATCTGCACCACGGTAGACTATCTACTGTTACCCGAAGAAAAACTCGCTGAGTTTATCGACAAAGCCAAGCAGGTATTCAAGAAGCGCTACCCGGATATCCACCATCCGGACTATACGTCGGTGATCGACGAGCGCTCTTTCCAGCGTATCTGGCAGACCCTGGACGACGCCTCGCAAAAAGGGGCCACCGCCATCGACCTTACCGATGGCCAGGGCGACCGCGGCGACACGCTGAAAAAATTCCCCGCACACCTGCTGATCAACGTGACCGAAGACATGACCGTCATGCAGCGGGAAATTTTTGGCCCACTGCTGCCGATCAAGACCTACAAGAACCGCGAGGAAGTTGCGGCCTATATCAACCGCGGTGACCGCCCACTGGCCATCTACCCGTTCACCAAAGACGCCGACCTGCGGGACTACTACATCGACCACGTCATGTCCGGGGGCGTCAGCGTCAACAACGCGGTGCTACATGTGGGCCAGCACGACATTCCCTTCGGTGGCGTGGGCGAGAGCGGCATGGGTCACTACCACGGCTACGAGGGGTTCCTCACCTTCTCCAAACTGCGCCCGGTGTTCTACCAGGGCCCGCTGGATCCACTGAAACTGCTGATGCCGCCTTACGGCAAGCTTGCAAGCAGTATGATGAAGTTGATGCTGCGCCTGACCAAATAG
- a CDS encoding sn-glycerol-3-phosphate ABC transporter ATP-binding protein UgpC translates to MANIEFRNVSKRYDDGPLTVPGLDLDIRDGEFMVLVGPSGCGKSTILRMIAGLESISSGDLYISGHRVNDLPPKDRDIAMVFQNYALYPHMTVFDNMAFGLRVRNFPKLGIERRVREAAETLGLADLLQRKPAQLSGGQSQRVALGRAMVRDPQVFLFDEPLSNLDAELRVQMRSVISRLHRQLGTTSVYVTHDQVEAMTLGTRIAILNQGRLMQVGTPLSLYNDPDNTFVAGFMGSPPMNLLPVTNDGRHLTCALLQLPRADLAGQGAKLLLGLRPEKLVYAATAPANWPRLSGEIELVESLGAEMLVHLQTGGAQLVARLPGLRVFTPGETLQLAFDPAAVYLFEVESGQRIRTDINPAGAASC, encoded by the coding sequence GTGGCGAATATTGAATTCAGAAATGTCAGCAAGCGTTATGACGATGGCCCGCTTACCGTGCCGGGGCTCGATCTGGACATTCGCGATGGCGAGTTCATGGTGCTGGTGGGCCCGTCCGGCTGCGGCAAGTCCACCATCCTGCGCATGATTGCCGGGCTGGAATCCATCTCTTCCGGCGACCTCTATATCAGCGGTCACCGGGTCAATGACCTGCCCCCCAAAGACCGGGACATTGCGATGGTGTTCCAGAACTACGCCCTGTACCCGCATATGACCGTGTTTGACAACATGGCCTTCGGCCTGCGGGTGCGCAATTTTCCCAAGCTGGGTATCGAGCGCCGGGTGCGTGAGGCGGCGGAGACCCTCGGGCTCGCTGATCTGTTGCAGCGCAAACCGGCCCAGTTGTCCGGCGGTCAGAGCCAGCGGGTGGCCCTCGGGCGCGCCATGGTGCGCGATCCGCAGGTGTTTCTGTTCGATGAGCCCCTGTCCAATCTGGATGCGGAGCTGCGTGTGCAGATGCGCAGTGTGATCAGTCGCCTGCACCGCCAGCTGGGCACCACCTCGGTGTACGTCACCCACGATCAGGTGGAGGCTATGACCCTGGGCACACGTATCGCCATCCTGAATCAGGGGCGCCTGATGCAGGTGGGCACGCCCCTGAGCCTGTACAACGATCCGGACAACACCTTTGTGGCCGGCTTTATGGGCTCGCCGCCGATGAACCTGCTACCGGTAACCAACGATGGCCGTCACCTGACTTGCGCCTTGCTGCAGCTGCCGCGGGCGGATCTGGCAGGGCAGGGCGCAAAGCTGTTGCTGGGGCTGCGCCCGGAAAAGCTGGTCTACGCCGCCACCGCACCCGCCAACTGGCCGCGCCTCAGCGGTGAAATCGAACTGGTAGAGAGCCTCGGCGCGGAAATGTTGGTGCACCTGCAGACAGGTGGCGCGCAGCTGGTGGCGCGCCTGCCCGGTTTGCGAGTATTCACTCCCGGAGAAACCCTGCAGCTCGCCTTTGATCCTGCCGCGGTGTATCTGTTTGAGGTGGAAAGCGGGCAGCGTATCCGCACGGACATCAATCCTGCCGGGGCCGCCTCGTGCTGA
- a CDS encoding extracellular solute-binding protein: MLKRLSAALCLLVQWALALDACAVETLTLWHGYRGAERAAFERLIEDYNHSQVNVEVKALAVPFGGYADKLSAALPRGQGPDLFVFAHDRLGGWASAGHTVAPIDRYVSERVLRRFAPNLIDAMTFGGDLYGLPLAFKSPALILNTDLVHTAPATTDALVAEARRHTDRNRGRFGLAYSYTEPFFHGALMNSFGRGPFDRGGNLDLDSEANVRSIEMLAHWARDDRILPEEPTSTLVTNLFNQGRAAMVISGPWMLGEIAPEVNYRVVPLPINSESGRPLAPWVAVEGLFLSPWAENPAAAVEVMDFLTRRGSAERMGIDGGQLPANISAFAHPQLAANDAAMAFRRQLEVAVPIPNLPAMTLIWVPLENVLKKVVKGAAQPEAEMHQLQRQLSIDLARLERSRVRGESPAQMPAWLWLIPVALVLLALWAWRRYRLQLAAGWRSNRTAYLYLMPAVLGMLVLVFFPLLYGLLLSFTDTTVFNEQAPLWSRFIGLDNYVAILGDFDLWRGQGGERSLDFDNFYWTLLITILWTACNVMVSVGLALVLALALYKPIPGRAWFRLILILPWAIPNYITALVWKGMFHPQFGAINQGLQVLGLAPVAWFDTIGASFFTGVVTNVWLSIPFMMVVILGGLQSIPRELYEVARVEGAGRWFQFRSITLPLLKPVLIPAVILSVVWTFNMFNVIYLVSDGAPAGANDILITRAFRIGFEKYQYAYAAAYSMVILALLFGYAMWQMRISRTLGAVR; encoded by the coding sequence GTGCTGAAGCGCCTGAGTGCCGCCCTCTGCCTGCTGGTGCAGTGGGCACTGGCGTTGGATGCGTGCGCGGTGGAAACGCTGACCCTCTGGCACGGCTACCGCGGCGCCGAGCGCGCCGCCTTCGAGCGACTGATTGAGGACTACAACCACAGCCAGGTTAATGTCGAGGTCAAGGCGCTGGCGGTCCCGTTCGGGGGCTACGCCGACAAGCTCTCGGCCGCCTTGCCCCGCGGCCAGGGACCGGACCTGTTTGTATTTGCCCACGACCGCCTCGGCGGCTGGGCCAGTGCCGGCCACACGGTGGCGCCGATCGACCGCTATGTGAGTGAGCGGGTACTGCGCCGTTTCGCGCCTAACCTGATCGATGCCATGACCTTCGGCGGTGACCTCTATGGGCTGCCACTGGCGTTCAAGAGTCCCGCGTTGATCCTCAATACCGACCTGGTGCACACCGCGCCCGCCACCACCGACGCGCTGGTAGCCGAGGCCCGTCGCCACACCGACCGCAACCGCGGGCGTTTTGGGCTCGCCTACAGCTATACCGAGCCGTTCTTCCATGGCGCGCTGATGAACAGTTTTGGCCGCGGGCCCTTTGATCGCGGCGGCAACCTGGACCTCGACAGCGAAGCCAATGTCCGCTCGATCGAGATGCTCGCACACTGGGCGCGCGATGACCGGATACTGCCGGAGGAGCCCACCAGCACACTGGTGACCAACCTGTTCAACCAGGGGCGTGCGGCGATGGTGATCAGTGGCCCCTGGATGCTCGGGGAAATTGCCCCCGAGGTGAACTATCGCGTGGTGCCACTGCCGATCAACAGTGAGAGCGGCCGGCCGCTGGCACCCTGGGTGGCAGTGGAGGGGTTGTTCCTTTCCCCCTGGGCGGAAAACCCGGCGGCGGCGGTTGAGGTGATGGACTTTCTTACCCGCCGCGGGTCTGCGGAACGAATGGGCATTGACGGCGGGCAGTTGCCGGCCAATATCAGCGCCTTTGCGCATCCGCAGCTCGCGGCCAATGACGCTGCCATGGCGTTCCGGCGCCAGCTGGAAGTGGCGGTACCCATTCCCAATCTGCCGGCCATGACCCTGATCTGGGTGCCGCTGGAAAACGTGCTGAAGAAAGTCGTGAAGGGCGCGGCGCAGCCGGAGGCGGAGATGCATCAGTTGCAGCGACAGCTGAGTATCGACCTGGCGCGGCTTGAACGCTCGCGGGTGCGGGGCGAGTCGCCGGCACAGATGCCGGCGTGGCTGTGGCTGATTCCTGTTGCGCTGGTGCTGCTGGCGCTGTGGGCCTGGCGGCGCTACCGCCTTCAACTGGCCGCCGGCTGGCGGTCCAACCGCACCGCTTACCTGTACCTGATGCCCGCGGTGCTGGGCATGCTGGTGCTGGTATTTTTCCCGCTGCTGTACGGTCTGCTGCTGTCGTTTACCGATACCACCGTGTTCAATGAACAGGCGCCCCTGTGGTCGCGCTTTATCGGCTTGGACAACTATGTGGCGATCCTCGGTGACTTTGACCTCTGGCGCGGTCAGGGCGGCGAGCGCAGCCTCGACTTCGACAACTTTTACTGGACCCTGCTGATCACCATTTTATGGACCGCCTGCAATGTGATGGTGTCCGTGGGGCTGGCGCTGGTACTGGCACTGGCGCTGTACAAGCCGATTCCCGGCCGTGCCTGGTTCCGCCTGATCCTGATCCTGCCCTGGGCAATTCCGAATTACATCACCGCGCTGGTGTGGAAAGGCATGTTCCATCCCCAGTTCGGAGCCATCAATCAGGGGCTGCAGGTGCTGGGTCTGGCCCCGGTGGCCTGGTTCGACACCATCGGCGCGAGCTTCTTTACCGGGGTGGTGACCAATGTGTGGCTGAGTATCCCGTTTATGATGGTGGTGATCCTTGGCGGCCTGCAGTCGATCCCGCGGGAGCTGTATGAGGTGGCCCGGGTAGAGGGGGCCGGACGCTGGTTCCAGTTCCGCTCGATTACCCTGCCACTGCTGAAGCCGGTGCTGATTCCCGCGGTCATCCTGTCGGTGGTGTGGACCTTCAATATGTTCAATGTGATTTACCTGGTCAGCGACGGTGCGCCCGCCGGGGCCAACGATATCCTGATCACCCGGGCGTTTCGCATCGGCTTTGAAAAGTACCAGTACGCCTATGCCGCCGCCTATTCCATGGTGATCCTGGCGTTGCTGTTCGGCTACGCCATGTGGCAGATGCGTATCAGCCGCACACTGGGAGCGGTGCGATGA
- a CDS encoding sugar ABC transporter permease, translated as MNFRLPQRLAGLMSWRFALLVFASLIVLYPMLWVVSLAFSGQQSLIVGLPQDASLGQQLQALIPLPERWTLDNFRAVLTEQPFLRWLLNSLVVAAATTLVGLSLSCTAAYAFSRFRFAGRQRGMLLFLISQMFPAVLMLIPLYVIVVQWLGLGNSWLGLILVYSITALPFCVWMLKGYFDTLPYEIEESALLDGASHWTIFTRIILPLARPAIAVTGLFAFMTAWNEFILASIFMDDESLYTVPVGLRFFVSDYASEWGYFAAGSILVSLPVMLLFLALQRFLVSGLVAGAVKG; from the coding sequence ATGAATTTCCGTTTGCCGCAGCGATTGGCTGGCCTCATGAGCTGGCGCTTTGCCCTGCTGGTGTTCGCCTCGCTGATTGTGCTCTACCCGATGCTGTGGGTGGTCAGCCTTGCGTTTTCCGGGCAGCAGTCCCTGATCGTTGGCCTGCCACAAGACGCCAGTCTCGGTCAGCAGCTGCAGGCGCTGATCCCGCTGCCGGAGCGGTGGACCCTCGACAACTTCCGCGCGGTGCTCACCGAGCAGCCCTTCCTGCGCTGGCTGCTTAACAGCCTGGTGGTGGCTGCTGCCACCACGCTGGTGGGTCTGTCGCTCAGCTGTACTGCCGCTTACGCCTTTTCACGCTTCCGCTTCGCCGGTCGCCAGCGGGGCATGTTGCTGTTTCTGATCTCGCAGATGTTCCCCGCGGTGCTGATGCTGATTCCTCTCTATGTGATCGTGGTGCAATGGCTGGGGCTGGGGAATTCCTGGCTGGGGCTGATACTGGTGTACTCCATCACCGCGCTGCCGTTCTGTGTGTGGATGCTGAAGGGCTACTTCGACACGCTGCCGTATGAGATCGAGGAGTCCGCGCTGCTCGACGGGGCCAGTCACTGGACCATTTTCACCCGGATCATCCTGCCCCTGGCGCGCCCGGCCATCGCCGTGACCGGGCTGTTCGCCTTTATGACCGCCTGGAACGAATTCATCCTCGCCTCGATATTCATGGACGATGAGTCACTCTACACCGTGCCGGTGGGGTTGCGCTTCTTTGTCAGTGACTACGCCTCCGAGTGGGGATATTTCGCTGCGGGCTCCATTCTGGTTTCCCTGCCGGTGATGCTGCTGTTTCTGGCATTGCAGCGCTTTCTGGTTTCCGGGCTTGTTGCGGGTGCCGTGAAGGGCTGA